In Phacochoerus africanus isolate WHEZ1 chromosome 1, ROS_Pafr_v1, whole genome shotgun sequence, the following are encoded in one genomic region:
- the GTPBP8 gene encoding GTP-binding protein 8 isoform X1: MATCRLWPGVGRLFTIETVLGRGRRAYSASLAFAEVLRLPSNQRTKLVFPLQELQRFLVPGSNPDLHLKIFDPTLEDIARAESIFTASARNRIDYVSSAVRLDHAPDLRCPEVCFIGRSNVGKSSLIKALFSFAPEVEVRVSKKPGHTKKMNFFKVGRYFTLVDMPGYGYRAPEDFVDMVEDYLKERRNLMRTFLLVDSVVGIQKTDNIAIEMCEEFALPYVMVLTKIDKSSKGRLLKQVLQIQKFVDTETQGCFPQLFPVRFLLNLPCSIFIIFLFQPCSTLEHSRNEIFLLLKSAKQQPQ; encoded by the exons ATGGCAACATGCCGGTTGTGGCCTGGGGTGGGCCGGCTGTTTACTATAGAGACTGTACTGGGGCGAGGAAGACGAGCTTACAGCGCGTCCCTGGCTTTTGCAGAGGTTCTACGGCTGCCAAGCAATCAACGCACGAAGCTCGTGTTCCCGCTGCAAGAACTCCAACGGTTTCTCGTCCCGGGCTCGAACCCAGACCTCCACCTGAAGATCTTCGACCCAACTCTGGAGGACATCGCGAGGGCTGAGAGCATCTTCACGGCATCCGCCCGGAACCGCATCGACTACGTCAGCTCCGCTGTGCGTCTCGACCACGCCCCGGACCTCCGCTGCCCTGAG gTGTGTTTTATAGGTAGAAGCAATGTTGGAAAATCGTCTCTAATAAaggctttattttcatttgctccAGAGGTTGAGGTTAGAGTCTCCAAAAAACCg GGGCACACCAAGAAGATGAATTTTTTCAAAGTTGGAAGATATTTTACACTGGTGGATATGCCAGGTTATGGCTATAGAGCACCTGAAGATTTTGTCGACATGGTAGAAGACTATCTAAAAGAACGGAGGAA TTTGATGAGAACGTTTTTGTTAGTGGATAGTGTTGTTGGAATTCAAAAAACAGACAATATTGCCATAGAGATGTGTGAAGAATTTGCATTACCTTATGTG ATGGTATTaacaaaaattgataaatcttcCAAGGGACGTCTTTTAAAACAAGTGCTTCAGATCCAGAAATTTGTTGACACTGAAACACAAGGGTGTTTTCCTCAGTTGTTTCCTGTAAG aTTCTTGCTGAATCTTCCCTGCAGTATCTTCATTATCTTTCTGTTTCAGCCTTGTTCAACCCTAGAACACAGTAGGAATgaaatctttttacttttaaaatcagctAAACAACAGCCACAATAA
- the GTPBP8 gene encoding GTP-binding protein 8 isoform X2 has translation MATCRLWPGVGRLFTIETVLGRGRRAYSASLAFAEVLRLPSNQRTKLVFPLQELQRFLVPGSNPDLHLKIFDPTLEDIARAESIFTASARNRIDYVSSAVRLDHAPDLRCPEVCFIGRSNVGKSSLIKALFSFAPEVEVRVSKKPGHTKKMNFFKVGRYFTLVDMPGYGYRAPEDFVDMVEDYLKERRNLMRTFLLVDSVVGIQKTDNIAIEMCEEFALPYVMVLTKIDKSSKGRLLKQVLQIQKFVDTETQGCFPQLFPVSAVTFSGIHLLRCFIADITGNLKTSGFQFS, from the exons ATGGCAACATGCCGGTTGTGGCCTGGGGTGGGCCGGCTGTTTACTATAGAGACTGTACTGGGGCGAGGAAGACGAGCTTACAGCGCGTCCCTGGCTTTTGCAGAGGTTCTACGGCTGCCAAGCAATCAACGCACGAAGCTCGTGTTCCCGCTGCAAGAACTCCAACGGTTTCTCGTCCCGGGCTCGAACCCAGACCTCCACCTGAAGATCTTCGACCCAACTCTGGAGGACATCGCGAGGGCTGAGAGCATCTTCACGGCATCCGCCCGGAACCGCATCGACTACGTCAGCTCCGCTGTGCGTCTCGACCACGCCCCGGACCTCCGCTGCCCTGAG gTGTGTTTTATAGGTAGAAGCAATGTTGGAAAATCGTCTCTAATAAaggctttattttcatttgctccAGAGGTTGAGGTTAGAGTCTCCAAAAAACCg GGGCACACCAAGAAGATGAATTTTTTCAAAGTTGGAAGATATTTTACACTGGTGGATATGCCAGGTTATGGCTATAGAGCACCTGAAGATTTTGTCGACATGGTAGAAGACTATCTAAAAGAACGGAGGAA TTTGATGAGAACGTTTTTGTTAGTGGATAGTGTTGTTGGAATTCAAAAAACAGACAATATTGCCATAGAGATGTGTGAAGAATTTGCATTACCTTATGTG ATGGTATTaacaaaaattgataaatcttcCAAGGGACGTCTTTTAAAACAAGTGCTTCAGATCCAGAAATTTGTTGACACTGAAACACAAGGGTGTTTTCCTCAGTTGTTTCCTGTAAG tgCTGTTACCTTTTCTGGAATCCATCTATTGAGATGCTTTATAGCAGATATAACAGGAAATCTTAAGACTAGTGGCTTCCAGTTTAGCTGA
- the GTPBP8 gene encoding GTP-binding protein 8 isoform X3, producing the protein MATCRLWPGVGRLFTIETVLGRGRRAYSASLAFAEVLRLPSNQRTKLVFPLQELQRFLVPGSNPDLHLKIFDPTLEDIARAESIFTASARNRIDYVSSAVRLDHAPDLRCPEVCFIGRSNVGKSSLIKALFSFAPEVEVRVSKKPGHTKKMNFFKVGRYFTLVDMPGYGYRAPEDFVDMVEDYLKERRNLMRTFLLVDSVVGIQKTDNIAIEMCEEFALPYVMVLTKIDKSSKGRLLKQVLQIQKFVDTETQGCFPQLFPVRRITSALKPASSQSKNEFVPGGGKV; encoded by the exons ATGGCAACATGCCGGTTGTGGCCTGGGGTGGGCCGGCTGTTTACTATAGAGACTGTACTGGGGCGAGGAAGACGAGCTTACAGCGCGTCCCTGGCTTTTGCAGAGGTTCTACGGCTGCCAAGCAATCAACGCACGAAGCTCGTGTTCCCGCTGCAAGAACTCCAACGGTTTCTCGTCCCGGGCTCGAACCCAGACCTCCACCTGAAGATCTTCGACCCAACTCTGGAGGACATCGCGAGGGCTGAGAGCATCTTCACGGCATCCGCCCGGAACCGCATCGACTACGTCAGCTCCGCTGTGCGTCTCGACCACGCCCCGGACCTCCGCTGCCCTGAG gTGTGTTTTATAGGTAGAAGCAATGTTGGAAAATCGTCTCTAATAAaggctttattttcatttgctccAGAGGTTGAGGTTAGAGTCTCCAAAAAACCg GGGCACACCAAGAAGATGAATTTTTTCAAAGTTGGAAGATATTTTACACTGGTGGATATGCCAGGTTATGGCTATAGAGCACCTGAAGATTTTGTCGACATGGTAGAAGACTATCTAAAAGAACGGAGGAA TTTGATGAGAACGTTTTTGTTAGTGGATAGTGTTGTTGGAATTCAAAAAACAGACAATATTGCCATAGAGATGTGTGAAGAATTTGCATTACCTTATGTG ATGGTATTaacaaaaattgataaatcttcCAAGGGACGTCTTTTAAAACAAGTGCTTCAGATCCAGAAATTTGTTGACACTGAAACACAAGGGTGTTTTCCTCAGTTGTTTCCTGTAAG AAGGATCACTTCAGCTTTAAAACCTGCATCTTCCCAAAGCAAGAATGAATTTGTGCCTGGTGGGGGAAAGGTTTAA
- the GTPBP8 gene encoding GTP-binding protein 8 isoform X4, with the protein MATCRLWPGVGRLFTIETVLGRGRRAYSASLAFAEVLRLPSNQRTKLVFPLQELQRFLVPGSNPDLHLKIFDPTLEDIARAESIFTASARNRIDYVSSAVRLDHAPDLRCPEVCFIGRSNVGKSSLIKALFSFAPEVEVRVSKKPGHTKKMNFFKVGRYFTLVDMPGYGYRAPEDFVDMVEDYLKERRNLMRTFLLVDSVVGIQKTDNIAIEMCEEFALPYVMVLTKIDKSSKGRLLKQVLQIQKFVDTETQGCFPQLFPVRFCADPLQTQ; encoded by the exons ATGGCAACATGCCGGTTGTGGCCTGGGGTGGGCCGGCTGTTTACTATAGAGACTGTACTGGGGCGAGGAAGACGAGCTTACAGCGCGTCCCTGGCTTTTGCAGAGGTTCTACGGCTGCCAAGCAATCAACGCACGAAGCTCGTGTTCCCGCTGCAAGAACTCCAACGGTTTCTCGTCCCGGGCTCGAACCCAGACCTCCACCTGAAGATCTTCGACCCAACTCTGGAGGACATCGCGAGGGCTGAGAGCATCTTCACGGCATCCGCCCGGAACCGCATCGACTACGTCAGCTCCGCTGTGCGTCTCGACCACGCCCCGGACCTCCGCTGCCCTGAG gTGTGTTTTATAGGTAGAAGCAATGTTGGAAAATCGTCTCTAATAAaggctttattttcatttgctccAGAGGTTGAGGTTAGAGTCTCCAAAAAACCg GGGCACACCAAGAAGATGAATTTTTTCAAAGTTGGAAGATATTTTACACTGGTGGATATGCCAGGTTATGGCTATAGAGCACCTGAAGATTTTGTCGACATGGTAGAAGACTATCTAAAAGAACGGAGGAA TTTGATGAGAACGTTTTTGTTAGTGGATAGTGTTGTTGGAATTCAAAAAACAGACAATATTGCCATAGAGATGTGTGAAGAATTTGCATTACCTTATGTG ATGGTATTaacaaaaattgataaatcttcCAAGGGACGTCTTTTAAAACAAGTGCTTCAGATCCAGAAATTTGTTGACACTGAAACACAAGGGTGTTTTCCTCAGTTGTTTCCTGTAAG
- the NEPRO gene encoding nucleolus and neural progenitor protein isoform X5, which yields MVCSRVLYKDVLKRLISLYEPLFGLLQEVSKIQPLPYFKGFTFPSDIAEFLGQPYFEVFKKKMPTVFAAKGVTKLLNKLFLTKEQSQRSSEETLLKISKKAKQMKIDIQNNVDLGQPVKNKKILKEKSSEFDVRAFYKQLKHKAMQETSVAFKCSQAKLKATKHSSQKAIGTPCIKSFVQRFREADTFRQLSEEIQTAILWCRSKKLKAQTAFLGNKLLKSNRFKHLEAQGYSLPKKLECIKTSICNCLLHGSGIKTSKHRLRQRRSQNKFSLRQRKPQRKLQSILSKEIQQSPKGTQSATDIIKGRLSYPAVHRTDLYPNKQQLPSIGVSNPFIQTKEEQTHENLRGSNKNETDSSWTMMQINKHNTLGTIKTDDIDDIFALMGV from the exons GGTTCTctataaagatgttttaaaaaggcTGATTTCTTTATATGAGCCATTGTTTGGATTACTTCAGGAGGTCTCCAAGATTCAACCATTGCCTTACTTCAAAGGTTTTACCTTTCCTTCTGATATTGCCGAATTTTTAGGACAGCCCTATTTTGaagtctttaagaaaaaaatgcctaCAGTTTTTGCAGCTAAAGGAGTAACCAAATTGCTCAATAAACTGTTTTTAACAAAAGAGCAATCACAGAGGTCCAGTGAAGAAACTTtacttaaaatttccaaaaaagctAAACAAATGAAGATTGATATACAGAATAATGTGGATCTTGGACAGCCagtaaagaataagaaaatcttaaaag AAAAGTCATCAGAATTTGATGTGAGGGCTTTCTACAAACAGCTGAAACACAAAGCTATGCAG GAGACCAGTGTTGCATTTAAATGTTCTCAAGCCAAACTAAAGGCAACCAAACATTCTTCTCAGAaagcaataggaactccttgcaTAAAAAGTTTTGTGCAAAGATTCCGAGAGGCTGACACTTTCAGACAACTTTCTGAAGAAATCCAAACGGCAATTCTGTGGTGTAGGAGCAAAAAACTCAAGGCCCAGACTGCCTTTCTGGGTAATAAACTTCTTAAAAGTAACCGGTTTAAACATTTGGAAGCTCAAGGCTATAG TTTGCCAAAGAAACTAGAGTGCATAAAAACCTCTATTTGCAACTGCCTTCTTCATGGCTCAGGCATCAAAACTTCAAAGCATCGTCTGAGACAAAGAAGATCACAGAATAAATTTTCACTGAGACAAAGGAAACCACAGAGAAAGTTACAGTCAATTCTTTCAAAGGAAATCCAGCAGTCCCCTAAAGGGACCCAGAGTGCTACAGACATCATTAAAGGAAGACTCTCATACCCTGCAGTTCATAGAACTGATCTCTACCCTAACAAGCAGCAACTCCCGAGTATAGGAGTTTCAAATCCTTTCATACAAACCAAGGAGGAACAAACTCATGAAAATCTTAGaggaagcaataaaaatgaaactgattCTTCTTGGACAAtgatgcaaataaataaacataatacaTTAGGAACCATTAAGACAGATGACATTGatgatatttttgctttaatgGGCGTTTAG